DNA from Sphingomonas psychrotolerans:
GAGCACGACTTCTACAAGGGCCGGCTTTCCGAACGACACGGCCTCGAGGTGATCGTCCCCCGCGATGCGGACCGCATTACCGTCCACCGGATCATCTATGAGGAACTGGTCGCGGGAAAGGTCATCGCCTCGTCGCGCGACGCCTATCGCGCCGTCATTGCCCGGCTGGTCGAGGACGGGGCCGAGGCGATCATCCTCGGCTGCACCGAGATCATGCTGCTCGTCCGTCCGGAGGACAGCCCGGTGCCGCTCTTCGATACGACCCGGATCCATGCGGAGGCAGCGATCAGCGCAGCACTGAATAGCTGAACCAGCACGGTCAGGGTCGAAAGCAGACTCTCCCAAATCCGCTGGCACAGTCGGACTTGGGCCCGCCCCCATCAGGATTTGCTCGACTCAGCCGCCCGCCCTCGGGATAGAGGCGCGGTGACTGTCTCCACGCTCCTCCCCGACCCCGCTTCGCCACTCGCCCGCGAGAGCGCGGCGCAGGCCTTTGCCGACATTCTCGACGGCAGCGTGCCCGAGGAAGCGATCGAGCAGTTCCTGATCGCGCTCAGCATCCGCGGCGAGACCAGTATCGAGATCGCCGAAGCCGCGCGCGCGATGCGTGATCGGCTGATCCCGATCACCGCGCCCCATGGGGCGATCGACGTCTGCGGCACGGGCGGCGACGGCCACCACACGCTCAACGTCTCGACCGCGGTCAGCCTCGTCGTCGCTGCCTGCGGCGTGCCCGTCGCCAAGCACGGCAATCGCGCCGCATCGTCCAAGGCCGGCGCGGCCGATACGCTCGAGGCTTTGGGCCTCGACCTCGATCGCGCCGCCGCGCGCGCCGAGGAGAGCCTGCGCGAACTCGGCATCGCCTTCCTCTTCGCCCAGCATCACCATCCCGCATTGGCGCGGATCGGCCCCTTGCGCCGCCGCATCGGCCGGCGAACGATCTTCAATTTGATGGGCCCCCTCGCCAATCCGGCGCACGTCACCCGTCAGCTGATCGGCATCGCCCGCCCCGATTACGCGCCGATCTATGCCGAAGCCTTGCTCCAGCTCGGCTCCGAAGCGGCCGCGGTCGTCTCGGGCGAGGAGAATCTCGACGAACTCTCCACCGAAGGCGCCAGCATCGTCGTCAATGTCGGCAGCGCGCGACTGCCGA
Protein-coding regions in this window:
- the trpD gene encoding anthranilate phosphoribosyltransferase → MTVSTLLPDPASPLARESAAQAFADILDGSVPEEAIEQFLIALSIRGETSIEIAEAARAMRDRLIPITAPHGAIDVCGTGGDGHHTLNVSTAVSLVVAACGVPVAKHGNRAASSKAGAADTLEALGLDLDRAAARAEESLRELGIAFLFAQHHHPALARIGPLRRRIGRRTIFNLMGPLANPAHVTRQLIGIARPDYAPIYAEALLQLGSEAAAVVSGEENLDELSTEGASIVVNVGSARLPTRISPEDAGLPRHPLAAIRGGDPAYNALALRRLLLGETGAYRDAVLLNAAAALMVAGRADNLVDGVEEAAEAIDGGLANGLLDCWIAFA